The Pirellulimonas nuda genome includes a region encoding these proteins:
- a CDS encoding dihydroorotate dehydrogenase electron transfer subunit: MNAASPIHATHCADNARFIQAEILENEPVAQDTFRLRVEAAEIAARIVPGQFVMIRLAGVNDPLLGRALALYDVSASRAAIDVVYLRMGKLTRELARRQPGDAVELWGPLGNGFVLPAADRLVMVAGGIGQTPMLALGKEALGVCSYGRPSRTAPRFGSTVLCYGVRNASLLAGADDFRAAGIDLRIASDDGSIGRHGLVTELLVEALQECGDQSVVVATCGPEPMMARVAEICADRGVLCFASLETPMACGIGICFSCVAPVRQQDGGWDYKRTCVEGPVFDAASLVWE, translated from the coding sequence ATGAACGCCGCGTCCCCGATCCACGCAACGCACTGCGCCGACAACGCCCGCTTCATCCAGGCCGAGATCCTTGAAAACGAGCCGGTCGCCCAAGACACGTTCCGACTGAGGGTCGAAGCCGCCGAAATCGCGGCACGGATCGTCCCGGGACAGTTTGTGATGATCCGGCTCGCGGGGGTGAACGACCCGCTGCTGGGCCGGGCGCTTGCCCTGTACGACGTATCGGCCAGCCGGGCCGCGATCGACGTCGTGTACCTGCGGATGGGCAAGCTCACCCGCGAGCTCGCTCGGCGGCAGCCCGGCGACGCGGTTGAGCTGTGGGGGCCCCTGGGCAACGGCTTTGTGCTTCCCGCTGCGGATCGGCTGGTCATGGTCGCCGGGGGCATCGGCCAGACGCCCATGCTGGCCCTCGGCAAGGAGGCGCTCGGCGTCTGTTCGTACGGCAGACCCAGCCGCACTGCGCCAAGGTTTGGCTCTACCGTGCTCTGCTACGGCGTCCGCAACGCGTCGCTGCTGGCCGGCGCCGACGACTTCCGCGCCGCGGGGATCGACCTGCGCATCGCCAGCGACGACGGCTCGATCGGACGACACGGGCTGGTGACAGAACTACTGGTGGAAGCACTGCAGGAGTGTGGCGACCAGAGCGTTGTGGTCGCTACCTGCGGCCCCGAACCGATGATGGCCCGTGTGGCGGAGATTTGCGCCGACCGCGGAGTGCTCTGCTTTGCGTCGCTGGAAACGCCGATGGCCTGCGGCATCGGCATTTGCTTCAGTTGCGTCGCTCCGGTCCGCCAGCAAGACGGCGGATGGGACTACAAACGCACCTGTGTCGAAGGCCCCGTATTCGACGCAGCGAGCCTCGTCTGGGAGTAG
- the rpsT gene encoding 30S ribosomal protein S20, with the protein MWATGWTNSPECGKIRSFAGAAPFRAWAAAPPRLHVKSSICPVMPNSAGAKKRLRQSIDRNARNRAGRSALRTQIKKTRAAIAAGDVELSSKELIATQKKLDQAAAKNLIHANAAARTKSRLSKAVKALKQPASA; encoded by the coding sequence ATGTGGGCGACCGGCTGGACAAACTCGCCCGAATGCGGCAAAATCCGTAGCTTCGCCGGCGCCGCCCCCTTCCGGGCTTGGGCCGCCGCACCACCCCGTCTCCACGTCAAATCCTCGATCTGCCCCGTTATGCCTAACTCAGCCGGCGCCAAGAAACGTCTTCGTCAAAGCATCGACCGCAATGCCCGCAACCGGGCCGGCCGTTCCGCTCTTCGGACCCAGATCAAGAAGACGCGCGCAGCGATTGCTGCCGGGGATGTGGAATTGAGCAGCAAGGAGCTGATCGCGACTCAGAAGAAGCTTGACCAAGCAGCCGCCAAGAACCTGATCCATGCCAACGCCGCCGCCCGCACGAAGAGCCGGCTGTCGAAGGCGGTCAAGGCGCTCAAGCAGCCCGCCTCAGCCTAG
- a CDS encoding tetratricopeptide repeat protein has product MTVDATPNEATPRGPAPLTLAVRQRLQQVFERGRASQQRGDSEYAHQLYSECVVEDPGNLVYAQQMRSNLGAYTGAGRRGMLGGLRSRSAPSAMLKAITRGAWREAFTLGCAALSKNPGDLATLLAMADACGQLDRRECQLFYLRWALDIDAKDVEVNRQAGIALEQVGQFEQAISCWQRVQHQKPGDEESAKAMSRLSVEHAIKRGGYNADLLQGAADVEARPAVRVSDLAQSDGKGDSVSAGDEAVRLQAAIDADPADPEAYLQLADVYASAGRLEKASKLLTEALSATGGGDLRVREKWEDVELCRVHAQVKVADRRAAEEATPEAKHLARQMLAQATQAELEIFAARADRHPADPRPQIELAVRFKKLGKHREAIPYFQKARGDRKRAAEVQLHLGECFQHIEQYKLALASYTAGLEACDPASEDLYKLLLYRAGVLASGMREFERAEKCLTDLAAIDFGYRDVGDRLDKLARMRQNP; this is encoded by the coding sequence ATGACCGTCGATGCGACCCCAAACGAAGCGACGCCCCGCGGCCCCGCACCGCTAACGCTGGCTGTCCGCCAGCGGCTGCAGCAGGTGTTTGAGCGCGGGCGGGCGAGCCAGCAACGCGGCGACAGCGAGTACGCGCACCAGCTTTACTCCGAATGCGTCGTCGAAGACCCGGGGAACTTGGTGTATGCACAGCAGATGCGGTCGAACCTGGGCGCCTACACCGGCGCGGGGCGTCGAGGAATGCTAGGAGGGCTTCGGAGTCGATCGGCGCCCTCGGCCATGCTCAAGGCGATCACGCGAGGCGCTTGGCGAGAGGCGTTCACGCTGGGCTGCGCGGCTCTGAGCAAGAACCCCGGCGACCTTGCGACGCTGCTGGCGATGGCGGACGCGTGCGGCCAGCTCGACCGCCGCGAATGCCAGCTGTTCTACCTGCGCTGGGCCCTGGATATCGATGCGAAGGACGTCGAGGTCAACCGCCAAGCCGGCATCGCGTTGGAGCAGGTAGGCCAGTTCGAACAGGCGATAAGCTGCTGGCAGCGTGTCCAGCACCAGAAGCCGGGCGACGAAGAGTCCGCCAAGGCGATGTCGCGACTGAGCGTTGAGCACGCCATCAAACGCGGCGGGTACAACGCAGACTTGCTGCAGGGCGCCGCCGACGTCGAAGCCCGGCCGGCGGTCCGTGTGTCCGACCTCGCCCAAAGCGACGGCAAGGGCGACTCCGTGTCCGCCGGCGACGAGGCGGTTAGGCTGCAAGCAGCCATCGATGCCGATCCGGCCGACCCAGAGGCCTACCTGCAACTCGCAGACGTTTACGCAAGCGCCGGCCGGCTGGAGAAGGCGTCCAAACTGCTGACCGAAGCCCTGTCTGCGACGGGCGGGGGCGACCTACGGGTACGCGAGAAATGGGAAGACGTTGAGCTGTGCCGGGTCCACGCCCAGGTCAAGGTGGCGGACCGGCGAGCGGCCGAGGAAGCTACCCCCGAGGCCAAGCATCTCGCCCGCCAGATGCTCGCCCAGGCGACCCAAGCCGAGCTAGAAATCTTCGCGGCCCGGGCAGATCGTCACCCCGCAGACCCCCGCCCCCAGATCGAGCTGGCCGTCCGCTTCAAGAAGCTGGGCAAGCACCGCGAGGCGATCCCCTACTTCCAGAAGGCCCGGGGAGACCGCAAGCGGGCGGCAGAGGTCCAGCTCCACCTAGGGGAGTGCTTCCAGCATATCGAGCAGTACAAGCTCGCCCTGGCCAGTTATACGGCCGGTTTGGAGGCCTGTGACCCAGCGAGCGAGGACCTCTACAAGCTGCTGCTCTACCGAGCGGGGGTGCTCGCCAGCGGGATGCGAGAGTTCGAGCGGGCTGAAAAGTGCCTAACCGACCTTGCGGCCATCGACTTCGGGTACCGCGATGTGGGCGACCGGCTGGACAAACTCGCCCGAATGCGGCAAAATCCGTAG
- the cobA gene encoding uroporphyrinogen-III C-methyltransferase, whose translation MPLPQPQPAALARVFLIGAGPGDPGLITLRGRDRLRLADVVLYDYLCGEGALAETRPGAELICLGRHGAGKLWSQPEIIARMLAEARAGRVVARLKGGDPSVFGRVAEEIDALVAAGVPFEVVPGVTTASAAAAYAAIPLTDRDHASCVALVTGQVQAGSELTEAIDFAPLARFPGTLVLYMGVTSAGAWSRELMAHGKPPETPVALVRRCTHPDQETLETTLGGVAEVILDRRLRPPIVAIVGAVALRGAAGWFESRPLFGQTVLVTRPERQADALAERLADLGARVIRQPAIEIEPPDDWAEVDRAINRLATYDWVVFSSANGVESLMSRLESRGLDARRFGAAKLASIGPATTRALRDRGLIADAQPDTYRAESLAGEIAGGAEGKRILLIRASRGRETLAEMLCGAGGQVDQVVAYQSNDVVEANPEVLGALLDGQVDWITVTSSAIARSLAAMLGERLRQAKLVAISPLTAEALTQLGYPPKAVASEYTADGVVAAVLAATTQA comes from the coding sequence ATGCCTCTACCCCAGCCCCAACCAGCCGCCTTGGCGAGAGTCTTCCTGATCGGCGCCGGACCCGGCGATCCCGGGCTGATCACGCTGCGTGGGCGCGACCGGCTGCGGCTGGCCGACGTGGTGCTGTACGACTACTTGTGCGGCGAGGGGGCGCTGGCAGAAACCCGCCCGGGGGCGGAGCTAATCTGCCTCGGCCGCCACGGCGCCGGAAAACTGTGGAGCCAGCCCGAGATCATTGCACGCATGCTGGCCGAAGCCCGCGCCGGGCGTGTCGTCGCCCGCCTGAAGGGGGGCGACCCGAGCGTCTTTGGCCGGGTGGCGGAGGAGATCGACGCCCTGGTGGCGGCCGGCGTGCCCTTCGAGGTCGTCCCGGGCGTAACAACCGCCTCGGCGGCCGCGGCCTACGCCGCGATCCCACTCACCGATCGAGACCACGCCTCGTGCGTCGCCCTGGTCACCGGTCAGGTGCAGGCGGGAAGCGAGTTGACCGAAGCGATCGACTTCGCCCCGCTCGCTCGTTTTCCCGGGACGTTGGTGCTTTACATGGGGGTTACCTCGGCGGGCGCCTGGTCGCGAGAACTCATGGCGCACGGGAAGCCCCCCGAGACGCCGGTCGCGCTGGTGCGGCGTTGTACGCACCCCGATCAAGAAACCTTGGAGACAACGCTCGGCGGCGTCGCCGAGGTGATCCTCGATCGTCGGCTTCGCCCGCCGATCGTTGCGATCGTGGGCGCCGTCGCGTTGCGTGGCGCCGCCGGCTGGTTCGAGTCGCGGCCGCTGTTCGGCCAAACCGTTCTGGTCACGCGGCCCGAACGCCAGGCCGACGCCCTCGCGGAGCGCCTTGCCGACCTCGGCGCCCGCGTGATTCGACAACCCGCGATCGAGATCGAGCCCCCCGACGATTGGGCCGAGGTAGACAGGGCGATCAACCGTCTGGCCACGTACGACTGGGTGGTCTTCTCCAGCGCCAACGGGGTCGAATCGCTGATGAGCCGGTTGGAATCCCGCGGCCTCGACGCACGGCGTTTCGGCGCCGCGAAACTGGCGTCAATCGGGCCGGCCACCACACGGGCGCTGCGCGACCGGGGCCTGATTGCCGACGCGCAGCCGGATACCTACCGGGCAGAGTCGCTTGCGGGCGAGATCGCTGGCGGTGCGGAGGGAAAACGCATCTTGCTCATCCGCGCCAGCCGGGGCAGAGAAACGCTGGCCGAGATGCTCTGCGGGGCGGGGGGGCAAGTCGATCAAGTGGTAGCCTACCAGAGCAACGACGTCGTCGAGGCGAACCCCGAAGTGCTCGGCGCGCTTTTAGACGGGCAGGTCGACTGGATAACGGTCACCAGCAGCGCCATTGCCCGTTCGCTCGCCGCAATGCTTGGCGAGCGCCTCCGCCAGGCGAAGCTGGTCGCCATCAGCCCGCTGACCGCAGAGGCGCTGACACAGCTCGGCTACCCTCCCAAAGCGGTCGCCAGCGAATACACGGCCGACGGCGTGGTCGCGGCGGTGCTCGCCGCCACGACGCAGGCCTGA
- the can gene encoding carbonate dehydratase — protein MSGIDKLLLNNEHWANEVSKVQPGFFEELAKLQEPKYLWIGCSDSRVPANQILGLLPGEVFVHRNIANLCIHTDINCLSVLEYAVKVLKVKHVIVCGHYGCGGVATAMGDQPVGLIDNWLRHIRDVRTAHSQALSQIDQLAKRVDRLCELNVVEQVKNVASTSILQSAWAAGQEIEVHGLIYRLNDGRLHELGACYAAGCEVSETYRLCS, from the coding sequence ATGTCTGGAATCGATAAATTGCTGCTCAACAACGAGCACTGGGCCAACGAAGTCTCCAAGGTCCAGCCAGGTTTTTTTGAGGAACTGGCGAAGCTGCAGGAGCCCAAGTACCTGTGGATCGGGTGTTCTGATAGCCGCGTGCCGGCGAACCAGATCCTGGGCCTGCTGCCGGGCGAAGTCTTCGTGCACCGCAACATCGCGAACCTGTGCATCCACACCGACATCAACTGCCTGTCGGTGCTGGAGTACGCGGTCAAGGTGCTCAAGGTTAAGCACGTGATTGTGTGCGGGCACTACGGCTGTGGTGGGGTCGCGACGGCGATGGGCGATCAACCCGTGGGCTTGATCGACAACTGGCTGAGGCATATCCGCGACGTCCGCACCGCGCACAGCCAAGCGTTGTCGCAGATTGACCAGCTCGCGAAACGCGTCGATCGCTTGTGCGAGCTCAATGTGGTGGAGCAAGTGAAGAACGTCGCCAGCACGTCGATCCTGCAGAGCGCCTGGGCCGCCGGTCAGGAGATCGAAGTGCACGGTCTGATCTATCGGCTGAACGACGGTCGACTGCACGAACTGGGAGCGTGCTACGCGGCTGGATGCGAAGTCAGCGAGACCTATCGATTGTGCTCGTAG
- a CDS encoding SulP family inorganic anion transporter: MSSEPSSNGRLSWSETLRSDVPASIIVFLVALPLCMGIAIASGAPPAAGLITGIVGGLVVGFLAGSPLQVSGPAAGLFVIVAEIIRNFGTVDGEFNLTRGMAAMGIAVLAAGLIQFVAGVLKFGGLFRAVSPAVIQGMLSGIGVLILASQFHVMVDDKNAAKPYVETWGKGLANLITIPASFMKGVVPLDGSPHHLAAAIGVGTILILALWKFIPIKQLKIIPAPVVAVTAATIVAAALGLTHSHNVLAERKADPASTAGDGGRVKITQVDVPDNLTDGILLPTRESLSLLLTPAMLIAALTIALVASAETMLCCTAVDQMQSHVRTDYDRELWAQGVGNMICGALGVLPMTGVIVRSAANVDAGGRTRLSAILHGVWLLVLVAAVPWVLNYIPMAALAAVLVFTGWKLINPWAIAKLFQVRWIEGAICVLTLSLVVGVDLLTGVLTGIAVAAARLLWRFTRLKIEVDNDSVRGRVIMRLSGAATFLALPRLTALLDRVSPDTELHVHLEDVTYVDHAVLEQFVNWEKQHEANGGRLVIDWDDLTATFTDSEKRNGKKRLARAVFQPARKD; encoded by the coding sequence ATGTCTTCTGAACCAAGCAGCAACGGGCGTCTATCCTGGAGCGAGACCCTACGGAGCGACGTCCCTGCGTCCATCATTGTCTTTCTGGTTGCGCTGCCGCTCTGCATGGGCATCGCGATCGCCTCGGGCGCCCCGCCGGCCGCGGGGCTCATCACCGGTATCGTCGGCGGTTTGGTCGTGGGGTTCCTCGCCGGTTCTCCGCTGCAAGTCAGCGGTCCGGCCGCCGGATTGTTTGTCATCGTGGCGGAGATCATCCGCAACTTCGGGACCGTGGACGGTGAGTTCAACCTCACGCGCGGCATGGCCGCGATGGGCATCGCGGTGCTTGCCGCCGGCCTGATCCAGTTTGTGGCCGGGGTCTTGAAGTTCGGCGGGCTGTTCCGAGCGGTCTCGCCGGCCGTGATCCAAGGGATGCTCAGCGGCATCGGCGTGCTGATCCTCGCCAGCCAGTTCCACGTGATGGTGGACGACAAGAACGCCGCCAAGCCCTACGTCGAGACATGGGGCAAGGGCCTAGCGAACCTGATCACCATCCCCGCGTCGTTTATGAAGGGGGTTGTGCCGCTCGATGGCTCGCCCCACCACTTGGCGGCGGCGATCGGGGTCGGCACGATCCTGATCCTGGCGCTGTGGAAGTTTATTCCGATCAAGCAGCTCAAGATCATCCCGGCGCCGGTCGTGGCGGTTACGGCCGCTACAATCGTCGCCGCGGCGTTGGGCCTCACGCACTCGCACAATGTGCTGGCGGAAAGGAAGGCCGACCCCGCCTCCACTGCGGGCGACGGCGGCCGGGTGAAGATCACGCAGGTCGACGTGCCCGACAACCTCACCGACGGGATCCTGCTGCCCACGCGTGAATCACTGTCGCTGCTGCTGACACCAGCGATGCTGATCGCGGCGCTCACGATCGCGCTGGTGGCCAGCGCCGAGACGATGCTTTGCTGCACCGCGGTCGATCAGATGCAGTCTCACGTTCGCACCGACTACGACCGCGAGCTTTGGGCGCAGGGGGTCGGCAACATGATTTGCGGCGCCCTCGGCGTGCTGCCGATGACGGGGGTGATCGTGCGTAGCGCCGCAAACGTCGACGCCGGCGGCAGGACGCGACTCTCGGCCATCCTGCACGGCGTGTGGCTGCTGGTGCTCGTGGCGGCCGTGCCGTGGGTGCTTAACTACATCCCCATGGCTGCGCTGGCCGCGGTGCTGGTGTTCACCGGCTGGAAGCTGATCAACCCTTGGGCGATCGCGAAGCTCTTCCAGGTCCGCTGGATCGAGGGCGCCATCTGCGTGCTCACCCTGTCGTTGGTGGTGGGTGTCGATCTGTTGACCGGGGTGCTGACGGGGATCGCCGTGGCCGCCGCGCGGCTGTTGTGGAGATTTACCCGTCTGAAGATCGAGGTCGATAACGACAGCGTGCGGGGGCGGGTGATCATGCGTCTCTCAGGCGCGGCGACTTTCCTCGCACTGCCGCGGCTCACGGCGCTGCTCGATCGGGTGTCCCCCGACACGGAGCTGCACGTGCATCTTGAGGACGTGACCTACGTCGATCACGCCGTGCTCGAGCAGTTTGTTAACTGGGAGAAGCAGCACGAGGCCAACGGGGGCCGCTTGGTGATCGACTGGGACGACCTCACCGCCACGTTCACAGACTCCGAGAAACGCAACGGCAAGAAGCGGCTAGCCCGCGCCGTCTTTCAACCTGCCCGCAAGGATTAA
- a CDS encoding NAD(P)/FAD-dependent oxidoreductase, which produces MPSTPPAPAAPLDCVVVGASFAGLACATVLARAGLRVRVVERKADPGDGLHTTGIIVKDAVEQVALLDALPPQLTRRVPGVRLYAPNMRHVDLDAPGYYFLTTDTPGVIRWLAEQARTAGAEVVCQTPFTGAQRVQSGFELAGIGQTRFLVGADGPNSNVARALGLGQNRRFLFGMEYEVAGATIDAPDRLHCLLDRRLAPGYIGWMVPGVDVLQVGLARRMRPDQQAIRPVMDAFLQKLAPVCDLRPLIDDASNPPGIRAGLIPCGGVVRPVATERALLVGDAAGMVSPVTAGGIHTALKHGLAAGHAIADFLTGKREDPSRWFVDSYPKFRSKRLLRWLFDHFQSDTAFNLLLATAPMRAAASRVYFHRKGVFNPPARGTKPT; this is translated from the coding sequence ATGCCGAGCACGCCCCCCGCCCCCGCCGCGCCGCTGGACTGCGTGGTCGTTGGGGCCAGCTTTGCCGGGCTGGCGTGCGCCACGGTGCTGGCGCGGGCCGGGTTGCGCGTGCGGGTGGTCGAGCGGAAGGCCGACCCCGGCGACGGGCTGCACACCACCGGGATCATTGTCAAAGACGCGGTCGAACAGGTCGCCCTGCTCGACGCGCTGCCCCCGCAACTGACGCGCAGGGTGCCCGGCGTGCGGCTCTACGCGCCCAACATGCGGCACGTCGACCTCGACGCCCCCGGCTACTACTTCCTCACCACCGATACGCCGGGCGTGATCCGCTGGCTCGCCGAGCAGGCCCGCACAGCGGGCGCCGAGGTCGTGTGCCAAACCCCCTTCACCGGCGCCCAGCGGGTACAAAGCGGGTTCGAGCTCGCCGGCATCGGCCAGACACGGTTCCTCGTCGGCGCCGATGGGCCCAACTCCAACGTCGCCCGTGCGCTGGGTCTGGGTCAAAACCGGAGGTTCCTCTTCGGCATGGAGTACGAAGTAGCAGGCGCCACGATCGACGCCCCCGACAGGCTCCACTGCCTGCTCGACCGCCGACTCGCGCCGGGCTACATCGGTTGGATGGTCCCCGGCGTCGACGTGCTTCAGGTGGGGCTCGCCCGGCGGATGCGGCCCGACCAGCAAGCCATCCGGCCCGTGATGGACGCCTTCCTGCAGAAGCTGGCCCCCGTGTGCGACCTGCGTCCGCTGATCGACGACGCGAGCAATCCTCCCGGCATCCGCGCCGGGTTGATCCCTTGCGGCGGCGTCGTGCGGCCGGTCGCTACCGAACGCGCCCTGCTGGTCGGCGACGCCGCTGGCATGGTCTCGCCCGTCACCGCCGGGGGGATCCACACCGCGCTCAAGCACGGCCTGGCCGCCGGCCACGCGATCGCCGACTTCCTCACCGGCAAACGCGAAGACCCCAGCCGGTGGTTTGTCGATTCGTACCCCAAGTTCCGCAGCAAACGGCTCCTCCGCTGGTTGTTTGATCATTTCCAGAGCGATACTGCATTCAACCTGCTGTTGGCGACCGCCCCGATGCGGGCCGCGGCCAGCCGGGTTTATTTTCATCGCAAGGGGGTCTTCAACCCGCCGGCACGCGGTACAAAGCCGACATAA
- a CDS encoding VOC family protein, protein MNKSIFINLPVADLDKSIAFYAALGFEQNPQFSDETAACMVWSDAIYVMLLTHAKWKTFTSRPIPPSTASEVMLALACADREAVDRLNDAAEQNGGTADINPKQELGFMYNRNLADPDGHVWEMFWMDPAAMQG, encoded by the coding sequence ATGAACAAGAGCATCTTTATCAACCTTCCGGTTGCGGACCTCGACAAATCGATCGCGTTTTACGCGGCGCTCGGGTTCGAGCAGAACCCGCAGTTCTCCGACGAGACGGCCGCGTGCATGGTCTGGAGCGACGCCATCTATGTGATGCTGCTGACGCACGCGAAGTGGAAGACGTTCACCAGCCGCCCGATCCCCCCCAGCACCGCTAGCGAGGTCATGCTGGCCCTGGCGTGCGCGGACCGCGAGGCGGTCGATCGCCTGAACGACGCCGCCGAGCAGAACGGCGGAACGGCCGACATCAACCCGAAGCAAGAGCTGGGGTTCATGTACAACCGGAACCTGGCCGACCCGGACGGCCACGTCTGGGAGATGTTCTGGATGGACCCCGCGGCCATGCAAGGCTAG
- a CDS encoding SRPBCC family protein, whose translation MSDPSNTVRLHRVLRAPAERVYRAFVDPGAWQRWLPPYGYVGEVHEHHAKVGGAYRMTFTNFAAGAGHTFGGTYLELTPHKRIRYTSRFDSPDLPGEMTTTIDLDEFSCGTEISIVQQGIPEPIPAKSCYLGWQESLLQLARLVEAGPPHESPDGEQA comes from the coding sequence ATGTCCGATCCATCCAACACCGTCCGGCTCCACCGCGTGCTCCGCGCCCCGGCAGAACGCGTGTACCGCGCGTTCGTCGACCCGGGGGCGTGGCAGCGGTGGCTCCCCCCCTACGGCTACGTCGGCGAGGTGCACGAGCACCACGCTAAGGTCGGCGGCGCCTACCGGATGACGTTCACCAACTTCGCCGCCGGCGCGGGCCACACGTTCGGCGGCACGTACCTCGAACTAACCCCCCACAAGCGTATCCGCTACACCAGCCGGTTCGACTCCCCCGACCTGCCGGGCGAGATGACCACCACGATCGACCTCGACGAGTTCTCGTGCGGCACAGAGATTAGCATCGTGCAGCAAGGGATCCCCGAGCCCATCCCCGCCAAGAGTTGCTACCTGGGCTGGCAAGAATCGTTGCTGCAGTTGGCCCGGCTGGTCGAGGCGGGGCCGCCGCACGAGTCGCCGGACGGTGAGCAGGCGTAG
- a CDS encoding DoxX family protein: MSARTKQITGWVLTGLVGLFLIGVSGVPKFFDSQQLREMMAHLGLSMELLPALGVLEITITLLYLIPRTSFLGAILLTGYLGGAVLTHLRVGDPWFFPVVIGMLAWLGLALRQPAILRLAMDGRAPLPAREV; encoded by the coding sequence ATGTCTGCCAGAACCAAACAGATCACCGGCTGGGTGCTTACCGGGCTCGTCGGGCTGTTCCTGATCGGCGTCAGCGGCGTCCCAAAGTTCTTCGACTCTCAGCAGCTTCGCGAGATGATGGCCCACCTGGGGCTGTCCATGGAGTTGCTCCCCGCCCTCGGCGTGCTCGAGATCACGATCACGCTGCTCTACCTCATCCCGCGCACGTCGTTTCTGGGAGCGATCCTATTGACGGGCTACCTCGGCGGCGCGGTGCTGACGCACCTGCGCGTGGGCGACCCGTGGTTCTTCCCGGTCGTGATCGGAATGCTGGCGTGGCTGGGCCTCGCGCTGCGGCAGCCGGCGATTCTTCGATTGGCGATGGACGGCCGGGCGCCGTTGCCGGCTCGGGAGGTGTAG
- a CDS encoding PEP-CTERM sorting domain-containing protein: MKCRDRAFVFFLALCCFAQLACAAVVDWSVAKVRAFEQTSDVVAPTVPFLFDVDGQFNGDGFDTVSLEGLSGGPAPLVNFNANDWEGRRQFIGEAAFLSEFPGDGILTIVATSSAGTVREDVLVGAEFPGAIPFFTGNAVSRLGGVAPGQDFMFTWEAPPATGGIQQQSLLIIDQTTDLEVWAVDATGLSSAVLPAGTLAAGGEYLAVLEFFDVVQGLREGFAEGEEFSGTANATGIFFSSQAVPEPTSLLLLGLGAFACAGLRRRA, translated from the coding sequence ATGAAGTGTCGCGATCGTGCGTTTGTGTTTTTTCTTGCGCTCTGCTGCTTCGCGCAACTCGCCTGCGCGGCGGTCGTCGATTGGAGCGTCGCCAAGGTCCGCGCCTTCGAGCAGACCAGCGACGTCGTAGCCCCCACCGTCCCCTTCCTGTTTGACGTAGACGGTCAGTTCAACGGCGACGGTTTCGATACCGTCTCGCTCGAGGGGCTCAGCGGCGGACCAGCGCCGCTGGTCAACTTCAACGCAAACGACTGGGAAGGCCGCCGGCAGTTCATCGGCGAGGCCGCGTTCCTGTCCGAGTTCCCGGGCGACGGGATTCTAACGATCGTCGCCACGTCGTCGGCCGGCACGGTGCGAGAAGACGTGTTGGTGGGCGCCGAGTTCCCCGGGGCGATCCCGTTCTTCACTGGCAACGCCGTGAGCCGCCTGGGGGGCGTCGCCCCGGGCCAGGACTTTATGTTCACGTGGGAGGCGCCCCCGGCGACGGGTGGGATCCAGCAGCAGTCCCTGCTGATCATCGACCAGACGACCGACCTGGAGGTTTGGGCCGTGGACGCCACCGGGCTGTCGAGCGCGGTGCTGCCGGCGGGCACGCTGGCGGCCGGCGGCGAGTACCTGGCGGTGCTGGAGTTCTTCGATGTGGTGCAAGGCCTGCGCGAAGGGTTTGCCGAAGGAGAGGAGTTCTCCGGAACCGCCAACGCCACCGGCATCTTCTTCTCCTCCCAAGCCGTCCCCGAGCCGACCAGCCTGCTGCTGCTAGGGCTGGGCGCCTTCGCGTGCGCAGGCTTGCGACGCCGCGCGTGA